The Verrucomicrobiales bacterium sequence CCCATGAGTTCATCAAAGTCGGGCACACAATGAACATCGAAGGTTTGAATATGCCGGGGAACACCGCCGAGAAGACAACTCTCGCAGGTTTTCACAAGTCGAGAGTTTCTAAGGGACAGCCCAATGCATCTGGAGCATGGACCCTGGCATTCCCACTGAAGCATTTCTCCAGGAGCTCCAAACGGCGGATTCACGGGGGTTTCTTTGATTTGTGTTCTCGAAGGGCGATTAACCAATCCGTGAGAGCGTTTGCCTCTATTTCTCAAAACTTCGATTTGCGACCGTAAGTCAACCCTCTCTGTGGGAAACGCTTTCTGAAACGTCAGCAGAAAGCCGACGATTTACGTCGTCCAACTGTCTGACATTAGCTGATCAAGGGAATGAAATCGCCCAGCGTCCAAGGGCTGGCGTGGATGCGATCGGTGAGGGGTTGCGTAAAGTAAGTATTCTTGCGGGCTTGAAGCCCGCAAGATTGAGCGTTTGCTCAGCTAAAGTAGCCCAGCGATCGCAAGCTGGTGTGGCTTGTCGAGTTGCCGACGATCACATGATCGAGCAATTCGATTTTGAGCAGTTGCCCTGCCCGCATGAGATCGCGGGTCACACGGATATCGGCGTCCGACGGGGAAGATTCCCCGCTGGGGTGTGAATGCATGGCCACAATAGCAGCTGCCCCAGCTACTATCGCCAACCGGAACACATCGCGAGGATGAACGAGCAAAGTATCCATGGTCCCTATGGAAAGGAATTGATGTCCGCGAATGCGCCGACGGGTATTCAAAATCAGCACAGCGAAGCATTCGCGTTCGGGGTCGAAATAGGGGTTCGTGGCAATATGCGCGTTCCAGTAGGCGGCTGCCTTCTCAGGTGTATCACACAGGTGCATGGAGTCGGGAAGCGGACATTCGCGAAGTGCGACGAGCTTCCATTCCTTGGCGACGTATTGTTTCGAAATTTTATTCGGAAGTTGGGTTGCGGTGAGGGTTGTCGGGAGATTCGTTTCGTTCGTGCTCATTTCAGGTCAGTGGTTTGAAGGAGCGGAATTGCTCTCTTCGCCACCGCCCTGAGAGAGCAAGGCCGCTCCGTCCACTGACCGACTGGGGGCTGCGGACTGCCCGACACGGAGCCCAAAGCATGCGACTGACAGGCCGGCTGCCTGGCGGGAGCTTGGCCCCTGGCGACACTCGGGGACACTGCAGACCGCAGACCCTGGGGAACTGAGCGCGAACGAAAGGAAGATCCACCAGCAACATCACGAGCTCCGGATGACCGCGCCAATGAGTATCAATCACTGCGGCACGTAGCCCCGATGTATGCAGATCGAGTTAGTGGGCCGCATTTTGCCTAATCAATGCCGCTGAAGATTTCTTGAGCGCAGGGTCCCAACGCCACCTCCTTGGCGTTCAGGATCCGGATCTCCCTTGCCTGCGAATGCAGACAATAACACGTAAAATAGCCGAGGCCGTGTAGGGCCTCGGCTTGGATCTCGTTAGTAATCCTGCGGGAGTAGTATCGTTGTGGCGATGCGCGAGGCTTCGGTAATGATCCAGAATTTCTGCTTGGTCCGGTCGTGATAGACCGAGAGGATTCTCGTCCCGTCGACTAGGGCTTGCTGGTTACTCTTCCAATCCTCTTCTCCACAGTTACCCCAGTCGCCGTTGGCATGGCGGTTAAGCGCTGCGAGCACGTCGACCGGATGGACCGACTGTTGTGCTGCCGGGGTGATTAGGATCTGTCCGAGATGGAGTTTCGTGGCTGTCGTCATTTGTTTCTTCTGGTTTCGGGCGGGTTCATTCCCGCTCCTCACCACGCCAGGGAGCGGGAGTGAATTCGCCGCAGAAGAAACTCCAGCCGTGTGCGGAGGCTTGCGGAAGGGAGGGCCGGCGGAGCAGTGGAAGTGCCAGGAGGACCCTGGCGCGAGGCTGCTAGGGACCGACCTGGAGAAGCCTTGGAGCACCACGGCGACACGACAGCTTAGATCAGCTCGGATGAACGAGTCCCCGGCCGAGACTAGGTCCGCATTGCCATATATTTGGCGGAATCGGAGCCACCGGATTGCCGTGGGTATTGTCGGGCGGATTGTCAGGACGTCGGGCTTCGTGATGCTGTTTTCCGTCCCGCGCCCTCTATTGAGTAGGCGATCATCACGGCGGAAACTAATCACCTCACCCTGACCCGTCGCCTAGCGGGGAAGAAATCAGTTAGATCGGCATCAAGGAGGTACGCCAAAAATGGGAGTACCCAGGCAGGCACGGTGCTTCTGGCGCTTTCCCAGTTGGCAACGACTTCACGAGAGACCCCTACCCTATAATTCTTAAGGAGACAGCTCAGCCGCTGCTGGGATAGTCCTTGCCGTGCTCGCAAGAATCGGACTCGCGCTCCCACACGATCGGTTGTGAGGGCGGAGAGCTTAGATGGTCCGTCGCCTCTGTTGGACCAGCTCCACCGTCTGTATGGCTTTCGTTTGGATGGCTGACAGTCGGAACTGAGGTTCGATGCGTATCGAGGTTTAATCATAGCCGGTGTTAGGTTTTTCGTTTCTTGGAGTGGGTTCGTTTCCAGCTTTTGGGTCTGCGTTTTCGGGTTGGGACCTCTTTGGCGAGTCCGACAACCCTAGATCTCTCCCAATAAACATGGGGAGGGAACAACTGGTTTGCATCGACTCTGTAAACATCGAGAAAGGCCGTGATATAGGTGTGTTTCACTGTTCCACGGCCTGTCTCGATGTTTCCCAGAATCTGACGTGTCATGTAACAGCCTCTGGCATTCATCGCCGCGACTGTGTCCGCCTGGGTCAAGCCGCGTTTAAAGCGCAGCTTCGCCAGTATCATCCCGAGGGATGATGGGTCTCTCCTCATATTTAACTTCCTCCTCGACCGAGTTGGCCCCTGGCGGAAGGCCAACTCGGGGTTTTGTTACAACTCCGAACCGTGATCTACATTTCGCCTTCTGCCGGGCATGGGCGGAACAATGAAAATCAGAACCTGTTGATCGTTTCTCCTGCGGGGTCTGACTAGGAACCAGGCCAGGAAAATCATGCACGCGTAAAACAAAGCGATGAACAAATAGTCGCCATATTCCCAAACGCAGTGGTCCAGGAATCTAAACACGGGCTCCAAATACTGGATGGGATGTTCCATGCCGAGTGCTTGTTTTCTTGGCTGATCATCAGCTCTCATACCTGAGACTTCATTTGGCGCTCAAGCTGGCCTCCTAGTCCCCGTAGCATCCACGCGTGTTTCACTCTGATCAAGAAATTAATGGATTTCCTCAATAAAAGTGGAGATCCCGCATATTAGGGAACGGACCTCGGTCCTCAACGAAACGCCGAGATCCGTTCGCGTGAGTAGGCGCATGGCTCATTGGCCGGTGCTTTGGCCCTGGGTCTGGTGCTGACTCTGCGACCGCGCGACCGTACGCCGAGTTTGGCGCGCCAGCTGGGCGATGACGGTTTCACGCTGATCCTCGGGTAGATCCTTGGTCAACGTCTCGTAGGCTTCCTTGAGAGCCGGGTTACGATCGATCTGTTTCAAAATGCCGTCCCGCATCCGCTGCTGTCGTTCCAAGTGTCGGACCTCATTGAGCACAATGGTCCGCTCTAGCCGTTCGCGCGGCATCCCTTGGACATAGGACCAGTATTTTGGGTTTTCCTTAACGAAGGAGTCGATTTTTGCATCCACCTCTGGATTGCTTCGGTAGGGAGTGGGTTCGGTTGGGGCGGTAGCACCGCTGGCTTCACGTGGAGCGCTTGGTTTGGATTTGCTCATATGGCTTTTGGTTTTGGTTAATCGGGTCTAGTGCCCGGCTCTCCGAGGTCGGAATCGCAAGGTGTCTCTAGAGACTCGGGGCTTCACGACACTGACCTCGGCAAATGGTTTAGCGTGAGGAATCGACATTCGTGGGATTGCTGGGGGCGGAGCTTGATGCGGAACCAGAGTTTAAGGTCTTGGACACCTTCTCTAACTCGGACGATACCTCCTTCACTTGCTCTTCGGCATTGGCCAACCTGGTCCGCATCCAGACGTGG is a genomic window containing:
- a CDS encoding Mov34/MPN/PAD-1 family protein, whose amino-acid sequence is MSTNETNLPTTLTATQLPNKISKQYVAKEWKLVALRECPLPDSMHLCDTPEKAAAYWNAHIATNPYFDPERECFAVLILNTRRRIRGHQFLSIGTMDTLLVHPRDVFRLAIVAGAAAIVAMHSHPSGESSPSDADIRVTRDLMRAGQLLKIELLDHVIVGNSTSHTSLRSLGYFS